The genomic DNA GAGGGCGAACCCACGGTCCTGGACCTGACGCTGGGCAACTTCGCCGAGATCGGTCTGACCGAGGTCGCGATCATCGTCGGCTACCGCAAGGAAGCCGTCTACGACCGCAAGGCGGCCCTGGAGCAGAAGTACGGCCTGAAGCTCACCCTCATCGACAACGACAAGGCCGAGGAGTGGAACAACGCCTACTCCCTCTGGTGCGGACGTGACGCCCTCAAGGACGGCGTGATCCTCGCCAACGGCGACACCGTCCACCCGGTCTCGGTCGAGAAGACGCTGCTGGCCGCCCGCGGCGACGGCAAGAAGATCATCCTCGCGCTGGACACCGTCAAGTCCCTTGCGGACGAGGAGATGAAGGTCGTCGTCGACCCCGCCAAGGGCATGACGAAGATCACCAAGCTGATGGACCCCGCCGAGGCGACGGGTGAGTACATCGGCGTCACCCTCATCGAGGGCGACGCCACCCTCGAACTGGCCGACGCGCTGAAGACGGTGTGGGAGACCGACCCGCAGCAGTTCTACGAGCACGGCTACCAGGAGCTCGTCAACCGCGGCTTCCGGATCGACGTGGCCCCGATCGGCGACGTCAAGTGGGTCGAGATCGACAACCACGAGGATCTGGCCAAGGGGCGTGAGATCGCGTGCCTGTACTGACCCGGCTGATCCCCTCGCCCGTCGTCGTCGACATCCGCCCGGGTGCCCTCGACGACCTGGCCGGCGTCCTCGCCGACCAGCGCATCTCGCACTCCGGCCGGCTCGCCGTCGCGGTCAGCGGCGGCTCCGGCGCCCGGCTGCGCGCCCGCCTCGAACCCAGCCTGCCCGGCGCCACCTGGTACGAGGTCGGCGGCGGCACCCTCGACGACGCGATCGAGCTGGCCGGCGAGATGAAGGCCGGTCACTACGACGCGGTCGTGGGCCTCGGCGGCGGCAAGATCATCGACTGCGCCAAGTTCGCCGCGGCACGCATCGGCCTGCCCCTGGTCGCCGTACCGACGAACCTCGCGCACGACGGCCTGTGCTCGCCCGTCGCCACCCTCGACAACGACGCGGGGCGCGGCTCCTACGGCGTGCCGAACCCGATCGCCGTCGTCATCGACCTCGACGTCATCCGCGAGGCACCGGTCCGCTTCGTGCGGGCGGGCATCGGGGACGCGATCTCCAACATCTCCGCGATCGCGGACTGGGAGCTCGCCAACCGCGTCAAGGGCGAGAAGATCGACGGTCTGGCCGCCGCCATGGCCCGCCAGGCCGGCGAGGCCGTCCTGCGGCACCCGGGCGGGGTCGGCGACAACGCTTTCCTCCAGGTGCTCGCCGAGGCGCTCGTCCTCAGCGGGATCGCCATGTCGGTGTCGGGCGACTCACGCCCCTCCTCCGGC from Streptomyces sp. NBC_01478 includes the following:
- a CDS encoding phosphocholine cytidylyltransferase family protein; the protein is MIGLVLAAGAGRRLRPYTDSLPKALVPVGPAGIEGEPTVLDLTLGNFAEIGLTEVAIIVGYRKEAVYDRKAALEQKYGLKLTLIDNDKAEEWNNAYSLWCGRDALKDGVILANGDTVHPVSVEKTLLAARGDGKKIILALDTVKSLADEEMKVVVDPAKGMTKITKLMDPAEATGEYIGVTLIEGDATLELADALKTVWETDPQQFYEHGYQELVNRGFRIDVAPIGDVKWVEIDNHEDLAKGREIACLY
- a CDS encoding iron-containing alcohol dehydrogenase family protein gives rise to the protein MPVLTRLIPSPVVVDIRPGALDDLAGVLADQRISHSGRLAVAVSGGSGARLRARLEPSLPGATWYEVGGGTLDDAIELAGEMKAGHYDAVVGLGGGKIIDCAKFAAARIGLPLVAVPTNLAHDGLCSPVATLDNDAGRGSYGVPNPIAVVIDLDVIREAPVRFVRAGIGDAISNISAIADWELANRVKGEKIDGLAAAMARQAGEAVLRHPGGVGDNAFLQVLAEALVLSGIAMSVSGDSRPSSGACHEINHAFDLLFPKRAAAHGEQCGLGAAFAMYLRGAHEESAYMAEVLRRHGLPVLPEEIGFTVDEFVRAVEFAPETRPGRYTILEHLDLKTDQIKDIYTDYVKAIGS